CGCTCGGCCACGCCGGGCATGGCGGCCAACGAGGAGGCCGCGGCGCCGTTCACCGCGGGCCCCTGGTTGTTCAGCCATAACGGCGCCCTGCCCGGCTGGCCCGCGCCGGCCGACGAGTTGGCCGCGGATGTGCCGGTGTCCCGACTGCTGGCCGAAGGCGCAGCAACGGACTCCACGCTGCTCTGGGCGCTGCTGCGGCACCGGTTGGAGGCCGGGGTCGCCCCGGTGCGTGCGGTGGCCGAATTGACCGTGCGGGCCCGGCGCATCGAGGGCGCGCGGGTCAATTTACTGCTGCACACCGGCAGCGAGATCGTCGCCACCGCGGCCGGTGACTCGCTGTACCACCTGGTCGGCGAACACCCCGACGCGCAGGGCAATCCGACCCGCGGGGTAATCGTCGCGTCCGAGCCGTTCGACGACACCGACGGCTGGGTGGAGATGCCGGACGATTCGCTCGTCCACGTCACCAGCACGGATCTGACGGTACATCAGCTTGCCGAGCTCGCTCCGACTGATCGACCACTTGCGGAGGTACCGTGACCACCGACACCACGCGGCTGCAGATCGACGTGCACCTGCCCGCCGACCACGCCCAGCGCGCGCTGCGTAGCGACGTGCGGGCGGGCCTTCGGGAGCAGCCGCGCACACTCCCGCCGAAGTGGTTCTACGACAA
The sequence above is drawn from the Sporichthyaceae bacterium genome and encodes:
- the egtC gene encoding ergothioneine biosynthesis protein EgtC; translation: MCRHFAYLGPVVPLAHLVLAPPHGLTEQSYRPRRQRYGNVNVDGFGVGWYPVNDPTPVRYRRAVPIWTDANLAGVLAPVHTAAAMGAVRSATPGMAANEEAAAPFTAGPWLFSHNGALPGWPAPADELAADVPVSRLLAEGAATDSTLLWALLRHRLEAGVAPVRAVAELTVRARRIEGARVNLLLHTGSEIVATAAGDSLYHLVGEHPDAQGNPTRGVIVASEPFDDTDGWVEMPDDSLVHVTSTDLTVHQLAELAPTDRPLAEVP